The Syngnathus acus chromosome 2, fSynAcu1.2, whole genome shotgun sequence genomic interval TTTCAACTCTGCTGAAAAAAGGGCTCCCATCTGGACTTTGAGAAAAAGGCTAATAACAAGtatggcttttgttttgttgtctttaaaaaaaaaaaaaaaatggtacagCACAAACCTCTAAGTTAAGTCGTGTACAgataatgatgtcatttgacaACTTTTCAAAACTTAAACCTAACTTTACTTTGCTCGCTGTAGAATTGCTTAGATACTTTTTCAGTGTTTTCTGCAGTTTTCTGTTTGTAGGCGGAATGTATCCCCCTCAATTACTTTGTATATGTACGTTTTTTGAGAGGTGGCAACTGCCCGATTTcattatgtttatttatacACATGAATCCAAAACTGAATCACTTGTTGGTAAGTAATTAACAAGCTTTTTTTAAGCACAGTGCCTCAGCCACACTGACAAATCGCAACCCTCTTTGCACCGAATTCAACCGtcgttttttttacttacctGTGTTGTGCATACCTGTATCAACTTGTTTATTGCTTCTTTTTATGTAAAGTGCActgcaataaaatgtattattacaGTGGCACTTTTTAATAATGTACACAAATGAGGTAAAATGCGTTTTTGCTTtacagagtaaaaaaaataaacatttttaatgactttGTTTCTTGTGTATGATTCCAGAATAAACATTCGTGGTGTTTTGGACCACCAACAGGAAGTGAGAAGTCTGTGGGTGGACATGTCTTACATTATGAACAACATTACAGTAgtcatatatatgcatatacatCTTTTCTAAccaaattaaaaaggaaatgtaCATGTTAACACAGAATGCAGAAGTGCTGTGTGCATAGCGAAAGAGGCTAGATATATAGCATGTCGACCTCAATAAACTTTATACAGTATAGTCTATGTACAGATATTTAGGAAGACTGAGCAGCCAGTCTACGTGACATTTGGAACTAATGGTGTTGGATTGTAGCGCCCCACCTTGGTCCGATCGCTTGCTTTGTAGAGGCGCTACTACACATGTCGAACTTTTAAGGAGAGCCACAAGTAAAGATGTCTGCGCCCCAGACCGGAAATGTGCCAATTCAAACAACTTTACTCGTCATAAATTAGTCATTCTCatctaaaaatagaaaagtaaaatcattttcatattACTCATATTTTCTTGGCTTGAAGGAAAGTAATGTGGTGATGAGCGTGGGAGCCGTTACTGACCATCTGCGATGGAGTAAACACCTCGACGCCTCCGGACTCTAAACCAAGTCCTCTTCAGGCCCTCGCATGTGAAATGGCTTGTGGTGACATAGTAGAGCAGAGGGTCCAGGCATGTGTTGAGAGTGACCAGGGCCATGGTGACCCGCCTGGCGTTGTAGATGGCGTTGGCCAGGGGGCACTTATGGATGACCCCCATGCGGCGAAGCAGGTGCAGCAAGTACACCATGTGATAGGGCAAGAAGCAAATCAACATGATGGCCAGGATGGTGTAGATGACCCTCAAGGCTCTCCGGGCCGTCTTTGTGTGGAACCTGGAAATGCGCCTAGCGGCCAGCGGGTAGCACACTAGGATGACGGcggagggcagcagggagcaGAAGATGAGGCTCAAGATGCTGAAGGACAACAGACGGGAGCCCCACTCATGGGCAGCAAAGTTCTCAAAGCAGCTGTGACGCTCTGATTTGGTACCGTTTGTCTCCAGAGGTCCCATGAGGATGAAGACCATGACAGCCACTCCTGCGACCACCCAGAGGGCGGCGCTGATGAGCAGCGAGTACACAGGCCTCCTCAGCTTCAAGTAAGCGTGTAGATGTACAGTGGCCATGTAGCGGTCCACGCAGATGCACGTCATGAAGCAAATACTGGTGTAGATGTTAGCGTAGAAAAGGATCCCCGTGATTCGGCATGCCACGTCGCCAAACACCCAGTCATTCCCATTGAGGTGGTAATGGAGTCGGAAGGGAAGCGTACACAGGATGACGACATCTGCCAAGGCCAGGTTGCTCATATAGACGCTGAAGGCCGTGCGGGGGTTGACCCTGAAGGTGAACACGTAGATGGCAGCCAGGTTTCCCGGGAGACCAAACACCAGAGCGAAGATGTAGACTGCTGGGAACAAGTAAACCTGATACTCTGCTGGAGGGACTTGACATTCTGCTGCTGTTTGGTTGCTCATTGCTGATTGACCTGCTAAAAGAGCAAATGGCCATAAAACAAACGGGCTTGTTGAGTTTGTCAGGCTTTCCAGATGGATGTGGAAATTtatgtaatttaaaaattattcCTAGAAtataaaaagttgttttaaAAACAGTACAACACTGAATCACAATGTTGTTGAAATTATGCTCATTTTTGTTAAGAAATTCCAGATTACTCGTGATTTAAATCAAGATTTGGAACAAGATTATAATCCATTAATCTGAATATTTTCCAAACGTATTTACAGTACATCACCCCCataaaatggggaaaaaaatctgaaaaatcaTTATTGATAACTTGTAACTTGCTCTGAACTAAACACGTTTGCACTCCTGTGCTAAATTATCGTTGGAAAAAATGTGTTCTGTAGAATCTGAATTCACACATCAATACATAATatcaaaagcattttgaaGATAAATGTTACCTGTTGTTCTTCAATTCTTCACTTGCAGCCAAGCTACAATCAAAAACGCACTTTGATGCTCTCCAACTGTGTCACTGAACTTTTCTGATGTCTTTTCCTGTTTCATTGCGCTGTAGGCGTGCGTACCAGACAAGGACAGGAAATGCGGGGCTTTGCAAACTTGAGAGAAGCCATCTGTTCTTGTGGTACATTGTTTGCGTTCTTCTTCTGCATgactttttattccatttaaCTTCTGAAATAAAACACCCACATAGTCATGCGTCCCTGTTTCCTTCACAGTCAAAACTGTGGTGAGGATGGAAATAGCCTCAATGGTGTTAGCAAGGGTGGAAATGTCACATCTCCCACGttccactctttttttgtcacactgaCTTTTAGCTTTTATgttactcaaaaaaaaaaagaagctacaTCTTTATTTAATAGGGACTCGTTCAGTGTCTTTAAGGCAGGGGTGCCTAAACCTTTTCCTCAGATggtcacaaaataaaaaatcaaaggATGCAAGGGCCACTTTGGCATTGACCGATCTTATATGTTAACACTTGTTAAAGGTGAAAAAAGATAACAGTGTgggatttttcattcatttggaaTGGTTCGTAACCTGGGCCGCACTGGGATAGATCCGCCCCTGCCCTGAGCGATCATGTCATGGGTAGACATGGTAACCATTTCAACACCCAATAGGGTTGCAGTccgcgtctttttttttttttttaagatatgCTTTGTACCAATAAAAGACAGATAGGGGGCTGCAAATGGCCCCCGAGCCATAGTTTGGACACCAACGCTTTGCGGTCGTTATACTTGTGATTGGCTCACGATCAGTGCAGAATGAAGACtagcactaaaaaaaaaaaatggaaaactgGAAGGAAAACCTTTGATGCTCTTTCATCACAGTTGACTCCAAGCAGATGGCGTAATTCTGAAAAtagtttatttaaaattttctttgtgtgaCTGGGGATTTGTAAAACAATCTTGGAGCTTTGCTGAAgttattttcaaatacaatGACAGGGAGTTTTGATGCCTGCTGAAGACACGCACATGTTGCTTCAGGCACACAGCGAATGGACAGACGGCCTATCTGAAGGAATCACTGCAGCAGGCGGAAGAAAAGAAACGAACGTCGTGTGCAGGCCTCCATTGCAATCCTTTATTCAACACCTTTCATGAACTCCAGGAACTCTGTTGGAGAGAacacatgaaaataaacacaagtcTGACACTCTTAGATCAGGGTTGTGTTTTttcccaaacaaaaaaaaattggttttACTCTGCGGctacaagaaaatgttttatattctaACTTCTTATTCGAAATTTGGCATTCTACAGTGCTGAGCACTTTCTAAACTCATGATAGgtgtattattaataatacttTGTAATTAAATACGCACCGTCATAATCAATTTTGccgtcattgtttttgtctccgtCCTTCATCAACTCTTCAATGTCATCTTCTGTGATGGATTCTCCAGTGGAATCCAACATAGACTTTAGTTCCTCCAGATCTATGTAGCCATCGCCATTCCTTAACACAGCATAAAGAGTTTTTCAGAAATGTTTTCAGAATGAGTGACAATCATAATCACGTCCGTACTTGTCAAACATGCGGAAAAGTTCTGCCAGTTCTTCTTCTGGTTTTCCTTTGCTCTCCTCCTTCATACAGCGGACCATCATAACCAAGAACTCATCAAAGTCAACTGTGCCGCTGCCTGTTGAGGGATACAGTTTTTCCTTGAATTAGAAGAAAAATGGATCATCTTGGAAAAGTCCACAATATATACTTAGCACCAAGAAAATGGCTCTGACTTACCATCTTCATCCACCTCGTCAATCATCTCCTGCAGTTCTTCCGGTGTGGGATTTTGCCCCAGCATCCTCATCACCTTCCCCAATTCCTTAGTGCTGATGCAGCCGTCCTCGGCATCTTGGATGAAGATGTCAAAGGCAGCCTTGAACTCTGTgggacacacagacagacatttCACACTCGCGTTCATATTGATAGGCAAATTTTGTCATCTTATCGGTGCATATTGATTTGCGACTATTCCATGGTATGTCATCGatcaattgattgattgacttcAGGTCAATTGAAACAGTTTCTCAGTTGCACGAGGTGAGATGTTTTCAGTGGTAGTAAAATGAATTTCAAGTATTTGTTTCCTTACCATTTTTTTGCTCCTCAGTCAAGTTCTCAACCTAGAGACAAAAGCAGGACAGAACAAGCATCAAGTGTACTGCTCCTCTGTTCCCGACTCGGCGTTATGAGAGATATATCACGTCGCTGTCTACACCTACTATTCTGGTTGTTGGAAAGCGTGTACTAGATTGATCGTCATGGagttatgtatgtgtgtatggggAGTCAGCTGTTCCTTTTAtgtccagctgttttttttttctttatctaTTGTTACACTTAGGGGTTTACCATActtgactttaaaataaaaaatatggcGGAACATGCTGATATTTCTAATATgctgaaaagaaaagggggactataaacacaaacagcaactCATGTCATCAATGTTGTTAACTGTTTCTCGATGTTCTAATTATAGTTGTGTCAAGACTTAAAGGCACTACGGAGTGTTCGAAAAGTAAGACGACATATCTAGAATGAATCATAATTGTTATTTTCAACTGCACTCAATCCTAATCCTGAATCTTTACACTTTACATCATTACACTAAAGTCTCTCAATATATTGTATGACGATTCGCTGATTTGACATTGAAAGGGCCCAACGGTCACTATGGCTTCTCAACTGTATGTCTCTCATTGCATGTTTACTTACAATGTTCTGAGATTAATACATATAGAATTTAGATATAGGTATTGATCTTGACCTGATTAATTATCAGACAGAAAGACAGAATTAATGCACTCAGCCTTATTTGTACTTACCGCTGCTTTGTAGACGTCATCCATCGCTGCTGGCCTTTCGTTGGCTTTGACCAAATGTGAGACTGGTTCAGCCTTCAGAGTGCTCAGGGACTAtggcattaaaaaaagcttatgACCCAGCCCACAAAATTGAAGAGtgatggggaggggggtgctgaTTGACAGAAGCAGAGAGTAAAAGAGGCCTATAAATAGGAAACAAAAGAAGCCACCTATCAAAAGTAGAATACGGAAGCGCTGGGTGGACTTAAGAGATGGTCTTGTTTATATGcagagagaaaataaagttgtatCTGGGTATCTTTCAAATGAGGATAAGTTAAGATTCCAACTTCATGACTGTtggactatttaaaaaaataaatgcaatagaAATTTGAAGCCACCATCCAGAGAGCAAGAGTGAACTACTCTAAAACAACTTCATGTGTGCAGCATAAAGTAAAAACTTAGCAATACTAATAATTAATAtcatatattgttttttattgatttattttgttaaattgTGACCAATTGTTGTCAGCAGTCTCATGTGAAgcacataaataaaaacatttagaaCATGTATGAACATGTGCTGAACTTTACTGCCTTGAGCACCTTTGGGtgttaatattttaatataaaaaggttcagtgcttttttttttttttttggcctagTCGTTTAACTGATGGCTGACTTATTTCTTTGGCATTTGTGCCCGAATATAAACAGACTGCACATATGTTTTGTATATACAAAAAGAACATTCCTATATGTGCTAGATGAGGTGCAAATTGTACAAATGGTTTCTCTTAAACAGTTTAGCAGTGAACAGCGTTTCCATTGCCTGGGGGGCATTCGGGGCAACTATAAGTGCCTCCTTCAGGGACACCCCAAGTGAATTATagtaacaaaaataacacGATATTGTTAGTTGTGATGTCCTACGTTGTATTTCTTTGTTCAGATGCCTTCATGAAAATAGATCCACAGATAGACAGCTATTTTAAGGGTGCCATGTCCTTGACTGTAAATAGTAGTCCTCTAACAGTGGTGGAGGTGACGGGGGTCTCTTGTCTACAGCAGGAAATGTGTCGTAATTGCAGAACAAATTTAAAGGTCACCGGTCAAGTAGCTAAATTTAGCCCTGGTTTCAATGAAAGGAAAGTAATGATTTTTCTTATGGCTCAGGCCTTATGTCTCACCCACATGGTGTAGCAGGAGCAGGAACATAGGTGTGTCGTT includes:
- the LOC119115129 gene encoding uracil nucleotide/cysteinyl leukotriene receptor, whose translation is MSNQTAAECQVPPAEYQVYLFPAVYIFALVFGLPGNLAAIYVFTFRVNPRTAFSVYMSNLALADVVILCTLPFRLHYHLNGNDWVFGDVACRITGILFYANIYTSICFMTCICVDRYMATVHLHAYLKLRRPVYSLLISAALWVVAGVAVMVFILMGPLETNGTKSERHSCFENFAAHEWGSRLLSFSILSLIFCSLLPSAVILVCYPLAARRISRFHTKTARRALRVIYTILAIMLICFLPYHMVYLLHLLRRMGVIHKCPLANAIYNARRVTMALVTLNTCLDPLLYYVTTSHFTCEGLKRTWFRVRRRRGVYSIADDEND
- the LOC119115139 gene encoding troponin C, slow skeletal and cardiac muscles-like, whose protein sequence is MDDVYKAAVENLTEEQKNEFKAAFDIFIQDAEDGCISTKELGKVMRMLGQNPTPEELQEMIDEVDEDGSGTVDFDEFLVMMVRCMKEESKGKPEEELAELFRMFDKNGDGYIDLEELKSMLDSTGESITEDDIEELMKDGDKNNDGKIDYDEFLEFMKGVE